The Akkermansia sp. RCC_12PD genome contains the following window.
CCTTTTCCGTCTGGCGGACAGTGTAGCCTTTGTTTACGATGTCGCGGCCAAGCTGAATCTGCTGGTCCTGATTCTTCAGGGAAAGGAGCACTTTGGCATGTCCCACGCTGATGAAGGAATTGCCCAGCATGTCCTGGACGGCCCGCGGCAGGTCCAGAAGGCGCATGCTGTTGGCTACGGCCGCGCGGGATTTGCCCACCCGTTTGGCGATGTCTCCCTGCTTCATCTTGAATTCCGCCTTGAGGCGCATATAGCCGGCGGCCTCTTCCAGCGGACTCAGGTTTTCGCGCTGAAGGTTTTCAATCAGCGCCAGTTCCAGCACGTCCTTGTCCGTAGCCTTCCGGATGATGGCGGGTACGGTGGAAAGCCCCAGAATCCCGGAAGCGCGCCAGCGCCGTTCCCCGGCGATCAGCTCATACTTGTTGTCATCCGTTTTGCGGACGATCAGGGGCTGGATGATGCCGTGTTCCTTGATGGAATCCACCAGTTCAGCCAACTGCTCTGGCGTGAAAATGGCGCGCGGCTGGAGCGAACTGGGGATGATGGAGGCATGGGACAACTGATGCACGACGTCTCCCGCCTGGGGAGTTGCCAAGGATTCACGAGACAGATTTTGATTGATGAGGGCGTCAAAGCCTTTCCCCAGAGCCGGTTTTGCCATAACTGGAAAAAGACTATCATGATCCGCCTCCGTTTTCAACAGGGGATTTGTCTTCCGTGGCAGGAAATTCGGAAAGCGGCCGTCCGGTGTGCGTTTGAGTGGCAGACATTTGGAAAGTTCAGGATTCGGTAAACGGTTTGGAATGGATGAAAAGGTGTGCCTTTTTCCTCTATGCCGGATGGCGTAAACCCTGAATAAAATCATGAACCAACCGAGTGAAGAACAAAAACGGGCCGCCTTGGAAGCGGGAAGGGAAGGAATGAAAAAAGCCTACGAACGCAGCCGGGAAATGTCCCATCTTTCGTGGTGGGAACGCCTTCTGTGGATCATCCTGGCCGGGGCGGCCGCTGCGGCTTCCTGCCTCCTGTCCGGCTGCGGCCATTCCGTGAAACTGGGGCCGGAAGGAGCGGTCATCTGCAAGGATGGAAGCTGCCTGACGATGTCCCATGGCGGTTTAACCTTTACGCAGGCCGTTTCCGATAAAGACGTTCCGCCTGTTGTGCAGGCGAAAAACAAATAAGAAAACCGGCGGCCTTGTCCGGCGCAGTATATCATGAAGAATGCCATTGAACTGGCGGAGGCCTATTACCGTGCCGCGGGCAGGACGGTCCTGCACATGGAAGAGGATGGTCTCCGCCAGGACGTCTACATCCGCACGCGCTGCCTCGTGCTCCTGGCACGCCGGGTGGATTCATCCGCTCCCGTGGCGCAAATCCTGAACCTGCATTTCCGGTTCCCGCGCCGGCGGTGCGACGCCTGGCATCTCCACTTCCTGTCGGGCGATGCGAGCCTCCTTTTGCAACATGAACGGGAAATCCTTTCCCTGCCATGGATTCTGACCCAGCACGGAAAACGCGGGGATGGCCGCCTGGTGAAGCTGTCTTCCTCCCGCTTCTGCCGGCTTCTTAAAGCATGTGGAAATGCGGTTTGTCATTGAACAGGTTTCTTTCTGGAAGAACGTCGCAAAAGTAAAAATGGGAGAGATATCTATATTAAATCCCGGCAAGCTGCAGCTTGCCGGGATTTTCGCATCGAGAGAAATGTTTCGGGTGGTCTCTCTCGTGGACTGGCCGGAGGTACAAGGCAGGATTGCGGGTTTTCAAGCCACCCTCTCCGGTTTTTCTTTCCTCCGGCTTTATCCATGTTTAGTCCTCATGGTGTAGTGCTTTTATCAAGCAGAGCGCGGGCCATGTACGATTCGGTCAGCAGTTCTGCTCCGGTGAGCTTGGACGTGCCTACGTTGGCAACGGCTACATTGGCGGCCATGCGGGCAACATAGTCTTTCTGGTCATGCAGGCGAGTGTCAATGCCCGTGAAAAAAACTGGTTTGTCCGTGCAGGGCGTATTGCCGTCAAGAAGCGCCATGCTTAGTCCCGAGGCCATTGCCAGGCCATTCAACGTCTTGTCTTCACGTGCATAGGGAACAAGAGGACAGAGGCGCACCGCTTTGTCAAGTGCCCGTACAGCAGGAGAGGACATCAGGATGCACCCTCCTCCGAAGGGACCGTCAAGAGTGCTGTGAGTGCCATAATCCACTCCTTGCAGGATCAGGGTATT
Protein-coding sequences here:
- a CDS encoding ParB/RepB/Spo0J family partition protein, which produces MAKPALGKGFDALINQNLSRESLATPQAGDVVHQLSHASIIPSSLQPRAIFTPEQLAELVDSIKEHGIIQPLIVRKTDDNKYELIAGERRWRASGILGLSTVPAIIRKATDKDVLELALIENLQRENLSPLEEAAGYMRLKAEFKMKQGDIAKRVGKSRAAVANSMRLLDLPRAVQDMLGNSFISVGHAKVLLSLKNQDQQIQLGRDIVNKGYTVRQTEKAIQKILNPPDPAPPRKPSSPQYKKISGVLAKQFGTPVSISEQGGKGSIEITFSSKSEFTRILELLGQDEWAGS